In the Colletotrichum higginsianum IMI 349063 chromosome 7 map unlocalized unitig_7, whole genome shotgun sequence genome, one interval contains:
- a CDS encoding heterokaryon incompatibility protein, protein MRLINVNTLSLDEFYGDDVPRYAIVSHTWGAEEVTFQDWRDHRVAREKNGFQKIELARAQALRDGLDYLWIDTCCINKESSAELSEAINSMFAWYECSMKCYAYLSDIEHAGGELGNSSNESDKYQVLSRSRWFTRGWTLQELLAPREVFFFSREWSPLGNRRSLADAIQSITNIDCQYLHRRSRKLLSGASVAERMSWLSCRKTTRVEDMAYCMLGIFDINMPLLYGEGAKSFTRLQEEILKTSTDQSLFCWSWTESDPGSWVSMLAPSPRNFRNGQGYQPANDATSRPVPYSMTNFGLSIQLTLIRPADIRISNFGFRPPQYIGVLAASTKDGYLIGVPLEEAGVTDTYRVIRDFPRPIALQWTSLRTLRAENLKGEVHDIFVPSKASGKDLEVVQVKPYDSSFHLGEYAVMLLIINSRGSGVEIFTRIEAIPRYTDSMAGFITMKKFRLPRNLANNSSASSNFRATEAHGALVRLHSNSLSQKDGALCLLFGVLVSEERQTRWIFRYLEGLAESKASFNEANLERLLRDASTNWQSPSSKAEAKSGSAQTTERRRVTKRDSITTSLGPEFRAEVNDRKTVAKAAHVIVSGLPAGLRTVESL, encoded by the coding sequence ATGCGCCTCATCAACGTCAACACGCTTTCTCTAGATGAATtctacggcgacgacgtgccCCGGTACGCCATTGTCTCCCACACATGGGGTGCCGAGGAGGTGACCTTCCAGGACTGGAGGGATCACAGGGTCGCGAGGGAGAAGAACGGGTTCCAGAAGATTGAACTCGCCAGGGCGCAGGCGCTTCGCGACGGCCTGGACTACCTCTGGATCGACACCTGCTGCATCAACAAGGAGAGTTCCGCCGAGCtctccgaggccatcaactcCATGTTCGCCTGGTACGAGTGCTCGATGAAGTGCTACGCCTACTTGTCCGACATCGAGCATGCCGGCGGGGAGCTGGGGAACAGTAGCAACGAAAGCGACAAATACCAGGTTCTGTCTCGGAGTCGATGGTTCACTCGCGGATGGACGCTCCAGGAACTCCTCGCGCCTCGGGAggtcttctttttctctaGGGAATGGAGTCCCTTGGGTAACCGCAGGTCGCTAGCCGACGCCATTCAGAGTATCACAAACATCGACTGCCAGTACCTCCACAGGCGGAGCAGGAAACTTCTCTCCGGCGCCAGCGTCGCCGAGCGCATGTCCTGGCTCTCGTGCCGCAAGACGACGCGGGTCGAGGACATGGCCTACTGCATGCTCGGCATCTTCGACATCAATATGCCGCTCCTCTACGGCGAAGGCGCCAAGTCCTTCACCAGGCTCCAGGAAGAGATCCTCAAGACCTCGACGGACCAGTCGCTCTTCTGCTGGTCATGGACCGAGAGCGACCCGGGCTCGTGGGTCAGCATGctggcgccctcgccgcggaACTTCCGCAACGGCCAGGGCTACCAGCCAGCCAACGACGCGACGAGCCGGCCGGTGCCGTACTCGATGACGAACTTCGGTCTCTCGATACAGCTGACCCTGATCCGGCCGGCCGACATCCGCATCTCCAACTTTGGCTTCCGCCCACCGCAGTACATCGGCGTGCTGGCCGCGAGCACCAAGGACGGCTATCTTATTGGCGTGCCGCTGGAAGAGGCCGGCGTCACGGACACGTACCGCGTCATCCGCGACTTCCCGCGCCCGATCGCGCTGCAGTGGACCAGCCTCCGCACCCTGAGGGCGGAGAATCTCAAAGGAGAGGTCCACGACATCTTCGTCCCCTCAAAGGCGTCTGGGAAGGACCTCGAAGTTGTGCAGGTCAAGCCGTACGACTCGAGCTTCCACCTAGGGGAGTACGCCGTCATGCTTCTCATCATCAACAGCAGGGGCTCCGGGGTGGAGATCTTCACCCGCATCGAGGCCATCCCGAGGTACACGGATTCGATGGCGGGTTTCATCACGATGAAGAAGTTCAGACTCCCGCGGAACCTAGCCAACAACAGCTCCGCGTCCTCGAACTTTCGCGCGACCGAGGCGCACGGCGCTCTGGTACGCCTCCACTCCAACTCGCTGAGCCAGAAGGACGGGGCCCTGTGTCTGCTGTTCGGCGTGCTAGTCAGCGAGGAGAGGCAGACGAGGTGGATCTTCCGATacctcgagggcctcgccgagTCCAAGGCGTCGTTCAACGAGGCGAACCTGGAGAGGTTGCTGAGAGATGCGTCGACCAACTGGCaatcgccgtcgtcgaaaGCGGAGGCGAAGAGCGGTTCCGCCCAGACGACCGAGAGGAGGCGCGTGACGAAGCGGGACAGCATCACGACGTCGCTGGGGCCGGAGTTCAGGGCTGAGGTCAACGATCGGAAGACGGTCGCCAAAGCGGCGCATGTTATTGTTTCGGGGCTGCCGGCGGGTTTGAGGACGGTCGAGTCATTGTAA
- a CDS encoding AkeP protein: MIAGQVRYCNPSAWRENKNPAKVPITRKSIKIPIREDYCPVVRAIMARTIRTMFAKTAASLLVGLVGPVPGQLDALPSGFSPDRWAWVSNEDPLLAVIPGRFNRSVWEAPSAAEVSDPRVAAINEHINKTSFVAYDERFFDIIGPDATVEQLQVLPFQVHEASCYIPEQSLLFFVEWGPPGGQNGTHDWQYVLDVRTNNLTKIRTDPPTYNVHGCVYQNGKLHVVTDGGPDETAYLATIDPKTWERKTVLNNFYERPFMSFNDLELDREGNYYLTDSRSGWGRDLNPYSMPTLPTVYFVNGTTLRVKELAYLQGNTNGISLSPDGGTLYLADTGASETKPLRRNNLGPRDLWAWDLAVSSSGRRLPLLGNRRLLSRAMQYFYDGVRVSRGGWVFGAGGEVVDVLDPESGWTLGSIRVGGGGNDPVNLAFGENEMWIVGKGGVWHVKNIRERLDKAV; the protein is encoded by the exons ATGATCGCGGGCCAAGTCCGATACTGTAACCCGAGTGCTTGGCGTGAAAACAAGAATCCGGCAAAAGTACCAATAACCAGGAAGAGTATAAAGATACCCATCAGGGAAGATTACTGCCCGGTAGTTCGCGCAATCATGGCCCGAACCATCAGAACGATGTTTGCAAAGACCGCCGCCagtctcctcgtcggcctcgtcggcccgGTGCCGGGCCAGCTGGACGCCCTGCCGTCGGGCTTCAGCCCGGACCGATGGGCCTGGGTCTCCAACGAGGATCCGCTCCTCGCCGTGATACCGGGCCGCTTCAACCGCTCCGTGTGGGAGGCACCATCTGCTGCCGAAGTGTCCGACCCCAGGGTGGCCGCCAT CAACGAGCACATCAACAAGACCAGCTTTGTCGCCTACGACGAACGCTtcttcgacatcatcggACCAGACGCCACCGTCGAGCAGCTGCAGGTCCTCCCATTTCAAGTACACGAGGCTTCGTGTTATATCCCCGAGCAGTCGCTACTATTTTTCGTGGAATGGGGTCCTCCTGGAGGCCAGAACGGCACGCACGACTGGCAGTATGTTTTGGACGTTCGGACCAACAACCTGACCAAGATCCGGACGGACCCGCCAACTTACAACGTCCATGGCTGCGTGTACCAGAACGGCAAGCTGCACGTCGTCACGGACGGGGGCCCGGACGAGACGGCATACCTGGCGACCATCGACCCGAAGACGTGGGAGCGCAAGACCGTGCTGAACAACTTCTATGAGCGGCCTTTCATGAGCTTCAACGATCTCGAGCTGGACCGTGAGGGGAACTACTATCTGACTGACTCCAGATCAGGCTGG GGCCGAGATCTGAACCCCTACTCCATGCCCACGCTGCCCACGGTCTATTTCGTCAACGGCACCACTCTCCGGGTCAAGGAGCTGGCGTACCTTCAGGGCAACACCAACGGCATATCGCTTTCGCCCGACGGTGGGACGCTCTACCTGGCGGACACGGGCGCCTCCGAGACCAAACCGTTACGGCGGAACAACCTGGGCCCCCGCGACCTTTGGGCGTGGGACTTGGCCGTTTCCTCGTCGGGGAGGCGTCTGCCGCTGCTCGGGAACCGGAGGCTGCTGAGCCGCGCGATGCAGTACTTCTACGACGGCGTGCGCGTGAGCCGCGGCGGCTGGGTCttcggggccggcggcgaggtggtGGACGTCCTGGACCCGGAATCAGGGTGGACGCTCGGCTCGATCCGCGTCGGAGGGGGCGGCAACGATCCCGTGAATCTGGCGTTTGGGGAGAACGAGATGTGGATCGTGGGCAAAGGGGGTGTCTGGCATGTGAAGAACATCCGTGAGAGGCTCGATAAAGCTGTCTAG
- a CDS encoding F-box domain-containing protein: MTPPDRDEGDEKHPDRPEQALSQSFSQLTLIDGSPDVGLRQANLRHLLTEISPWELIYLRSLIQQTTPRLADLPDLPEEVVAAISTLIDCPDVLTCKRVSKAWRRAWTADLVAKDVARAHFPGLIELSPEEASPWLLLRPALARTVSVARGECISSLFNETTGPSLLECTTTLKLDARACEYAKHNTTRPSYPLPGGAGYAPGHQASNDFAYCDGRVAWRWDEYSFFVDDIRALTRTLVSPSDLVVKGEKDFTVCALSTQLLVLVNALTTRSLIVCHLETGQYRRVTLPSRMHEITLHKETFVVTFGPSLVRADPHVWRWGSGLAKLKVPRFTEIPEIRKLIDKFSCKLEPYEAACMPGRIAYLQPLTHHQSKVAASSTDFDSVDTFRECFHSTFVIVIHKFDAMKHVQTFSYETPIMERSISVGLRLRCRPMNSYGLYNLGFNFGCNRARKVDGESPGTTSRVRKTLMATTIHLINFNTANETFTYDTRAIRSMPLWDHDVYTWRKVLSASYFWNGLIYYMQDDTAAKCEGDASKFRGVGALCIATESSTLIVGEESPWFKEDKVARLLGVDDDFLVTVYEKGYALHLPNQNTGGRPKAVMARLTLGYGGMSESRKKKRA; this comes from the exons ATGACCCCGCCGGACAGAGACGAAGGAGACGAAAAGCACCCAGATAGGCCCGAGCAAGCCCTATCCCAGTCTTTCTCGCAGCTAACACTCATCGATGGATCCCCTGACGTCGGCCTTCGACAAGCAAATCTACGCCATCTTCTCACAGAAATCTCGCCATGGGAACTGATTTACCTGCGATCTTTGATCCAGCAGACGACTCCCAGGCTTGCAGACTTGCCCGACCTTCCTGAAGAGGTCGTCGCCGCGATATCCACCCTGATCGACTGCCCCGATGTCCTCACGTGCAAAAGGGTTTCCAAGGCATGGCGAAGAGCTTGGACAGCCGACCTTGTTGCAAAAGATGTTGCGCGAGCCCACTTCCCCGGTCTGATCGAGCTGTCGCCCGAGGAGGCGTCGCCCTGGCTCCTCCTTCGGCCAGCTTTAGCAAGGACCGTTTCTGTTGCTCGTGGTGAATGCATATCATCCCTCTTCAACGAAACGACGGGACCTTCCCTGCTTGAATGCACCACCACACTGAAGCTTGACGCCCGCGCTTGTGAATATGCCAAGCACAACACCACCCGTCCATCATACCCGCTTCCCGGTGGTGCCGGTTACGCTCCCGGACACCAAGCCTCCAACGACTTCGCTTATTGCGACGGAAGAGTTGCTTGGCGATGGGACGAATACAGTTTTTTTGTCGACGACATTCGTGCCTTGACGAGAACCTTGGTTTCACCCTCtgacctcgtcgtcaagggcgaAAAAGACTTCACCGTATGCGCGTTGTCAAcccagcttctcgtcctcgtcaacgctCTCACAACGAGGTCCTT GATTGTTTGCCATCTCGAGACAGGGCAATACCGACGAGTGACCCTGCCTTCCCGCATGCACGAAATCACCCTCCACAAGGAGACTTTCGTCGTCACATTCGGCCCTTCCCTCGTTCGAGCAGATCCCCATGTATGGCGCTGGGGAAGTGGTCTCGCCAAGCTGAAGGTGCCCAGGTTCACCGAAATCCCCGAGATACGCAAGCTCATCGACAAGTTCTCCTGCAAACTTGAGCCCTATGAAGCGGCTTGCATG CCTGGCCGTATTGCCTATTTGCAGCCTCTAACACATCACCAATCGAAAGTTGCGGCCAGCTCGACAGACTTCGATTCGGTCGACACATTTCGCGAGTGTTTCCACAGCACATTCGTGATTGTCATTCATAAGTTTGACGCGATGAAACATGTTCAGACGTTCAGCTACGAGACTCCCATAATGGAGAGATCGATATCTGTTGGCTTGCGACTTCGATGCCGTCCCATGAACTCCTACGGGCTCTATAACCTCGGTTTCAACTTTGGCTGTAATCGTGCCCGCAAAGTCGACGGCGAGTCGCCTGGTACAACGTCTAGGGTGAGGAAGACCCTCATGGCCACGACCATTCATCTGATCAACTTCAACACGGCAAACGAGACTTTTACGTACGACACACGAGCGATTCGCAGCATGCCTCTGTGGGATCATGATGTCTACACTTGGCGAAAGGTACTTTCGGCAAGCTATTTCTGGAACGGTCTCATTTACTACATGCAAGATGATACTGCTGCTAAGTGCGAAGGCGATGCATCCAAGTTCAGGGGCGTTGGAGCGCTTTGCATTGCCACAGAGTCTTCAACGCTGATCGTGGGCGAAGAATCGCCTTGGTTCAAAGAGGATAAGGTAGCTCGGCTCCTTGGAGTAGACGATGATTTCTTGGTGACGGTTTACGAGAAGGGGTACGCT CTGCACCTCCCGAATCAGAATACTGGCGGTAGACCCAAGGCTGTAATGGCTCGATTAACCCTTGGGTACGGCGGTATGTCGGAGtccaggaagaagaagagggcgtgA